In the genome of Roseofilum capinflatum BLCC-M114, the window GGCCCCATGGCAGTATAATAACTATCCATCAATAAAACCAAAGAGTCAAAATCTTTATGAGTACCGTCCTTTGTTTTTATAATAGGATTTAAGCCTTTTGAAGCTGATTGATAAGCAGAAATAAAGAAAATTTTCTGGTCTTCCTCTTCAACTAGCTCATCCAGATAGGTTCTTTGCCGAGTTTTATCATCGTACAAACTATCAAAACTGGCCTTATACAAAACAACTTTTATACAAGTTTTAGTGGAATATTTATTATGGTTTACTCGCACATAAAATATGTTGGGATGATTGGGAGATTCTTCAATTTTAAAATATTCAAAACGGTTCAATTTTACATATCGAATTAAATCTTTTATCCAGCGTAAAGTCTGAGTGAAAGCAAGTGTTTCTTGAATTGAGTCATCTTCAAAAAGATAAAAGAGAAATCGGACAAAATTTTGTAGTTCTTGTTTTTTATACTTGCCAAACCATTTTTGTTCAAAAGAGTTAATAAATCCCTCTAAAACGAGTTTTTCAACTCGCTCTACTACTTCTCGTGTTTTACTATTCGGAAAAGATGATAAGCCATCGTTGAAAAAACCAGCAGTAACTTGCCGCCTTGCGTGACGATAGTTTCTAATTTTTTCACAAAGCTTAATTTCATCCTTAACCATTGGGCTGAAGGAACTTTGGCCGGATTCATCCAGTAAACTATCTTTCAAGTATACCATATCATAACTTGTACTTAAATCTCCAGCAATACCTCCCGTAGCAGAAACAAGAAAAATCACATTTGTATTATTCTTTAGAATAGAAATTATTTTATGTTCCGGAGAAGCTAATATAGCGGTACTTCCAATAGATACTTCTCTAAACGGGTGGTTAATCAAATTATTTTTTGGATGTTGATAACGGGCAATCTCCATAATGTTAATGATAGACTTATAGCTCTGGTACACATAGGTACGATTCAGATATTTTATCCGATGATTGTGTAGCGAACTTTCTTCACTAGAATTGTTGACTTTGGCTATCTGTTTTGACCAAATATCTAAAGAGCGAGATTGTGAATCTTCAGCATCCAAAACCCTTTTTAAAAAGTCTTTGATAGCTTCAATTTGTAAGCGAACAGCCAAAATAGCATAAATTAACTCTGCAACAGTGGTATTATCTGAAACTGGTTTCTCGCTAATTTGAACATGCCCACCTGAAGATCTGGATAAAAATAACGTTTTTAAAGGCTCAATGTTGTAGATATACAGGTTGTTATAGGAAAAAATATTCATCAAATCATCACTAATTTGAGAATATAGACTCTGAGGAATTAATAGACTTCTGTTGTTTTCAAACTTTGAAAAAACTCTAGATAACATTTCAAAACTTACAACAATGGGGTTGCTCTCATCATAATCATCAAAAACTCCAGTAATCTCTTTCAATGATTGCTCAATTCCTTTGTTTATTTTGACAACTTTCTCCAGAAAATTAATAGAGTTTCCTTGTTCAACAATCAGGCGATGATATACAGGGGCGAATTCTTCTAGTTTTTGATCGATAGGCTTTCCCTTATCAAAGTGTTCTTCAAATTCACGAAAACTTCCAAGATTCTTCTCTACAAAATCTAGAAACGCTCTATTTTCATTGTTTTTGGTTGAAAAGAGAATGGCAAGTTCTCTGTTAACAGAAGATAGTGCATTGTTAATTGCAAGTTCTTGAGGAGAGATAATATCAATTTTATGCTTTAGCATAATTTGATAACCATCTTCCTGTTCGTCAAAGGCGATGATAAATTTTCTAGACTCATTCGTCTGCTGGACAATATATCTATCTAGAGGGCTTGATTTCTTGATCCATGTTTTGCCATTATGGTTAAAATACGCAATAGATGTTTCAAACTTTTCATAAGTGAGCATTAGAATACCAGATTTTTCACGCAGAAGATGAAGAGGAAAAAATATTTCAACCAACTTTAAACATTCATCAGACCAGTCTTTATCTGGTTTGTATTTGATAAGAAACTCTAGAAAATTCTCAAGCAAACTATTCAGTTCGCGCACTGCTTTTTTGGTTTGATCTTTATAAAATTCATCATCCCCAAAACCCACTTTCTTTATATACTCAAGTCTGTTAATTACATCTTTTACTTTTATCAAATTTTTCTGGACTTCATCCACTTTTTCACGTGAGATTTCTTTCGAGCTAATATTCCAAAAATTTTTGTTGTTAAGGATTGATGGTATCCATTTTTTGTACAACTTAATACACTCATCCGTCGTTTTCATTTCTAACGAATTTATCTTATAGACTGGAATCTCTGGATAATTCTCACTTACCAAAGATGGAAGTTCTAAATGCTGTCTCAAAGGCGCAACATATACACCTACAACTTGAATATTTGTATGTTTTTGTATTGTTTCACATATGGATTGAAAAAATTGGTGAGTTTTCCCAGAACCCGTACCATAATTGATAAGTTTGATTTCAGAACGGTTGTCTCTGAAGCTCTTTTCAATCGTTTTTAAATAAGAATTTATTATTTCCGTTTTTGGTGAAGGATTATTTTGTAAATTATTCATAGTCTTTATATTAATTTTAGTGAAGAAACTGAAACGACAGCAAGAACCCCCTGAACAAAACCAGAATAGTAACACTGAAGTACATCAGAGCAATGACTTAAAAATGGGTATGACTGTCGCTTAAGAGATAAAAGTCTACTATAGCATTTTTAAAGGAATTCCATTCAGGTCGGCGAGGGCCGAAAAATTTGCCCTCATAGCCTGCTCCTCTTCTATCACAGGAGTCTGTCTATATCCCGATCGCCACTACAGGAGCGATCGCCTTTCTCCCCTCTCTCCCTTTGCTACAATTAAACCATCATCTCTTGGCTGACCCAATTATGATTGCCACTCCCCTTTCTTCGGTTCATCTTCGGCTAATTACCACTGCTGATTATCATCGAATGGCAGAAATTGGCATTCTGGGAGCCGATGAACAGGTGGAACTTATTGCGGGACAAATTATCCAGAAAATGCCCAAAGTCCCTGCCCATAGTGCGTTGTGCAAACGGATTGAAAAGCTGCTAGAACATCATTTGAGCGATCGCGCTCTGGTACGACTTCAAGACCCCATTCAACTCAATCCTTACTCAGAACCTGAGCCGGATATTGCCGTTGTTCATCCCCATCCCAACTTTTATGCCGACCATCATCCCACACCCGATGAAGTGTATTTGATCGTTGAAATTGCTGATACTACGATTGACCGCGACCTCGGCACTAAAGCCAATCTCTATGCCGTAGCAGGTATCCCTGACTACTGGGTTTTCAACATTACCTCACAAC includes:
- a CDS encoding Uma2 family endonuclease encodes the protein MADPIMIATPLSSVHLRLITTADYHRMAEIGILGADEQVELIAGQIIQKMPKVPAHSALCKRIEKLLEHHLSDRALVRLQDPIQLNPYSEPEPDIAVVHPHPNFYADHHPTPDEVYLIVEIADTTIDRDLGTKANLYAVAGIPDYWVFNITSQQLHIFQDPQPNGYQRQLILLGQQSVSPLAFPDCTITVQECF